A genomic segment from Pseudomonas sp. M30-35 encodes:
- the mksE gene encoding Mks condensin complex protein MksE — MNIDLSELSHLAPVFRELFKGYHVSRRDPELYTQLSNQQDQYRALFKALGFELTCDPRGFYYFVPEQIGAQVNKTAQRLALFTFILVEHLADQGRDPIAVLDGGSLGRDELPAVLEKYRDLFVQAEVTTQDELEEKVMRRLCQLGFASEDNGIYRFLAPMHRFLDVCLSVQQDRDLAASLHSNLPLPTPVLIDDQEEDIIRLDESAASDDELSEEQAMSAAIAAERANQEVDA; from the coding sequence ATGAATATCGATCTTTCCGAACTGAGCCACTTAGCCCCTGTATTCCGTGAGTTGTTCAAGGGTTACCACGTTAGCCGTCGCGACCCGGAGCTCTATACGCAGCTGTCCAACCAGCAAGATCAATACCGGGCGCTGTTCAAGGCTCTAGGCTTTGAACTGACCTGTGATCCACGCGGTTTCTACTATTTCGTACCGGAGCAAATTGGTGCTCAGGTCAACAAGACCGCCCAGCGCCTCGCCTTGTTCACCTTTATTCTGGTTGAACACTTGGCCGACCAAGGCCGAGACCCGATAGCAGTACTCGACGGTGGCAGCCTGGGCCGTGATGAGTTGCCGGCCGTGCTGGAGAAATACCGCGACTTGTTCGTGCAGGCGGAAGTGACCACTCAAGATGAGCTTGAGGAAAAAGTTATGCGCCGTCTTTGTCAGTTGGGTTTTGCCAGCGAAGACAACGGTATCTATCGCTTCCTGGCACCAATGCACCGTTTTCTGGACGTCTGCCTGTCGGTCCAACAAGACCGCGATCTGGCTGCCAGCTTGCACAGCAATCTACCGCTGCCAACGCCGGTACTGATAGATGATCAAGAGGAAGACATCATTCGCCTCGACGAATCAGCAGCAAGTGATGACGAATTATCCGAAGAGCAGGCAATGTCTGCAGCCATTGCCGCAGAACGCGCAAACCAGGAGGTTGATGCATGA
- the mksB gene encoding Mks condensin complex protein MksB — MIDPKRVLRALAEHWTLLEPLCEHFDSGTLSLIELRSQLSAQLPDSTPVDITALLDQWIRLDILVPVAKSPNRFELNAQIHDFLAYLRREHRLGLCLEIEAYLRHLERLAGYIKDAFEVRDAHDLARQLRLLDMRVRDVLKKLLNDEQALVAVADRAKTSDRQIPLRQRYAEVLATWDEYVEPMIQLVAADGAFEQGVNRVEHVLLRLLSEQQRLGQLVDDDLLLRTHARILEMQTTAQLTLRRARELLLPLREEARRHNAVTRGAALALSAIRRKGLDAVPQASMPMFSRPQSTFLGSASQVEAYVYALARFEPKPAQFPKASSSRKGQAPRAPRTAREMLERCEQALPLPDLMTWLLEQEPNGATDELLYWFSRLSRDSRFQRDRLERREYLTAEHQVSLSSFALIKSNAASSKAEKSSV, encoded by the coding sequence TGAGTTGCGCAGTCAGCTTTCAGCGCAACTACCGGACAGCACTCCAGTCGATATCACCGCGTTGCTCGACCAGTGGATTCGTCTCGATATATTGGTGCCGGTTGCCAAAAGTCCGAATCGTTTTGAGCTCAACGCGCAAATTCATGACTTTCTTGCCTACCTGCGCCGCGAACACCGCCTGGGGCTGTGTCTGGAAATCGAAGCGTACCTGCGTCACCTCGAGCGCCTGGCAGGCTATATAAAGGATGCGTTCGAAGTCCGCGATGCGCATGACCTCGCGCGCCAGTTGCGCTTGCTCGACATGCGCGTACGTGACGTACTGAAAAAGCTATTGAATGACGAGCAGGCGCTAGTCGCCGTTGCGGATCGAGCCAAGACCAGCGACCGGCAAATCCCGCTACGCCAACGTTACGCTGAAGTACTGGCAACGTGGGACGAATACGTTGAGCCGATGATCCAACTCGTAGCTGCCGACGGCGCTTTTGAGCAAGGCGTCAATCGTGTTGAGCATGTTTTGCTGCGCCTATTGAGTGAGCAGCAGCGCCTTGGCCAATTGGTTGACGACGACCTGCTGCTACGAACCCATGCACGTATTCTCGAAATGCAAACGACTGCGCAACTGACCCTGCGCCGCGCACGTGAGCTATTACTGCCTCTGCGTGAAGAAGCGCGTAGGCATAACGCCGTCACACGTGGGGCCGCATTGGCGCTTTCGGCTATTCGCCGCAAAGGGCTTGATGCAGTGCCGCAGGCGTCAATGCCAATGTTCAGCCGGCCGCAAAGTACTTTCCTGGGAAGTGCTTCGCAGGTTGAGGCATACGTTTATGCCCTCGCCCGCTTTGAGCCAAAACCTGCGCAGTTCCCGAAAGCCAGTAGCAGCCGCAAGGGACAAGCCCCTCGTGCACCGCGTACCGCCCGGGAAATGCTTGAGCGCTGCGAACAAGCCTTACCCTTGCCAGACCTAATGACGTGGCTGCTTGAGCAGGAACCTAACGGTGCAACCGATGAGTTGTTGTACTGGTTCTCACGCTTATCACGTGACTCGCGTTTTCAGCGCGACCGCCTCGAGCGCCGCGAATACCTCACCGCCGAGCATCAGGTCAGCCTGAGCTCATTCGCCCTGATTAAAAGCAATGCGGCGTCCAGCAAAGCCGAGAAGAGCAGCGTATGA